GGCAGGACGGTCGAACGACGCGACCAGGTCTTGATCGGCTTCTTGTCACGCGATGCAGCTGCCGCTTCCACTTTCTTCAGCAGATGAGCGTCGCAAAACGGACCTTTTTTAACAGAACGAGTCATTTGCTAGCTCCAATTAGCGCTTCTTGCGACGCTGAACGATCATGCTGTCGGTGCGCTTGGTCGAACGGGTACGCTTACCCTTGGTATGCTGACCCCACGGGCTGACCGGATGACGACCAGCTGCCGTACGACCTTCACCACCACCGTGCGGGTGATCCACCGGGTTCATCGCCACACCGCGAACGGTCGGGCGAATACCGCGCCAACGCTTGGCACCGGCCTTGCCCAATTGGCGCAGGCTGTGCTCTTCGTTGCCGACTTCACCGATGGTAGCGCGGCACTCGATGTGCACGCGACGGACTTCGCCCGAACGCAGACGCACTTGAGCGTACGTGCCTTCGCGAGCCAGCAGCATTGCCGACGTACCAGCGGCACGGGCGATTTGTGCGCCCTTGCCCGGCAGCAGTTCGATGCCGTGAATCGTGGTACCGACCGGAATGTTGCGGATCGGCAGTGCATTGCCAGCCTTGATCGGGGCTTCGGAGCCGCTCACCACTTGCTGGCCGACGGTCATACCCTTCGGAGCAAGAATGTAACGACGCTCGCCGTCGGCGTAGCAAAGCAGTGCGATGTTCGCGCTGCGGTTCGGATCGTACTCAAGACGCTCAACCTTCGCCGTGATGCCGTCCTTGTTGCGACGGAAATCGACGATACGGTAGTGTTGCTTGTGACCGCCACCCATATGACGGGTGGTGATGTGACCGTTGTTGTTACGGCCAGCGGTCTTGCTCTTGGTATCGAGCAGCGGGGCGAACGGCTTGCCCTTATGCAGATCCTTGTTGACGACCTTGACCAGCGAACGGCGGCCCGGCGACGTCGGTTTCGTTTTGACGAGTGCCATGATTACTTGGCCTCCGCTTCAAAATTGATTTCCTGACCCGGCTTCAAGCTCACGTAAGCCTTCTTCTCGTGGTCGCGACGACCCATGAAGCGGCCAAAGCGCTTTTGCTTGCCCTTACGGTTCAGGATCTGCACCGACTCGACTTCAACCTTGAAGAGAAGCTCAACAGCAGCCTTCACTTCTTGCTTGTTCGCGTCGCGTGCAACTTGGAACACCACTTGTTCATTCTTGTCAGCCACCAGCGTCGCCTTTTCGGAGATCACCGGCGCGAGCAAGACCTGGTACAGACGATGGTCGTTTTTACGCACGTCGCTCATGACAGCATCTCCTCAATCTTGGCGATCGCGCCCTTCGTCAGCAGCACCTTCTTGAAGTAGATGAGCGACAGCGGGTCGGCGAAACGCGGCTCGGTGACGGCAACGTGAGCCAGATTGCGCGAGGCCAGGAACAGGTTCTCGTCCACGCTATCCGTGATCAGCAGCACCGACTCAAGACCCATGGCCTTGATCTTTTCAGCGAGCAGTTTGGTCTTCGGCGCATCCAGCTTGATGTCCTCGACCACCGACAGACGACCTTCACGGGCGAGCTGCGACAGAATCGAGCACACACCGGCGCGGTACATCTTCTTGTTGACCTTGTGGGTGAAGTTCTCTTCCGGCGAATTCGGGAAGATACGGCCACCGCCGCGCCACAGCGGGCTCGACGACATACCGGCACGAGCGCGGCCCGTACCCTTCTGACGCCACGGCTTCTTCGTCGTGTGCTTGACCTGTTCACGGTCCTTCTGCGCACGGTTGCCGCTGCGGGCGTTGGCTTGATAAGCCACCACAACCTGATGGATCAGCGCTTCGTTGTAGTCACGGCCGAACACGACGTCCGACGCGTTGACAGCAGCGCCTTCCTGACCTTGCTCATTCAGGAGCTTCAGTTCCATTGTTACGCTCCCTTCGCGAGTTTGGCCTTGACTGCCGAGGTCACGAAAACCTTGCCTTCGTTGGCGCCCGGAACGGCACCCTTCACGAAGATCAGGCCACGTTCAGCGTCAATGCGCGCGATTTCGAGATTCTGTACCGTCGTCGTGACGTCACCCAGGTGACCCGTCATGCGCTTACCCGGGAACACACGGCCCGGATCCTGCGCCATACCGATCGAACCCGGCACGTTGTGCGAACGCGAGTTACCGTGCGATGCGCGGCCCGAAGCGAAGTTGTAACGCTTGATGGTACCTGCGTAGCCCTTACCGATCGACACGCCTTGCACGTCGACCTTCTGGCCTACCTGGAACAGATCGACACCAACGGCTGCGCCCGGCTGCAGTTCAGCAGCTTTGGCAGCATCGATGCGGAATTCCTTGAGGATTTCACCGGCTTCGACACCAGCTTTCGCATAGTGACCGGCGGCGGCTTTGGTCACGCGCGAAGCGCGACGATTGCCGAAAGTGACTTGAACGGCGGTATAGCCGTCCGTTTCATCCGTCTTGATTTGCGTCACACGGTTGTTAGACACGTCGAGCACGGTGACG
This window of the Pandoraea sputorum genome carries:
- the rplB gene encoding 50S ribosomal protein L2: MALVKTKPTSPGRRSLVKVVNKDLHKGKPFAPLLDTKSKTAGRNNNGHITTRHMGGGHKQHYRIVDFRRNKDGITAKVERLEYDPNRSANIALLCYADGERRYILAPKGMTVGQQVVSGSEAPIKAGNALPIRNIPVGTTIHGIELLPGKGAQIARAAGTSAMLLAREGTYAQVRLRSGEVRRVHIECRATIGEVGNEEHSLRQLGKAGAKRWRGIRPTVRGVAMNPVDHPHGGGEGRTAAGRHPVSPWGQHTKGKRTRSTKRTDSMIVQRRKKR
- the rplW gene encoding 50S ribosomal protein L23; amino-acid sequence: MSDVRKNDHRLYQVLLAPVISEKATLVADKNEQVVFQVARDANKQEVKAAVELLFKVEVESVQILNRKGKQKRFGRFMGRRDHEKKAYVSLKPGQEINFEAEAK
- the rplD gene encoding 50S ribosomal protein L4, with the protein product MELKLLNEQGQEGAAVNASDVVFGRDYNEALIHQVVVAYQANARSGNRAQKDREQVKHTTKKPWRQKGTGRARAGMSSSPLWRGGGRIFPNSPEENFTHKVNKKMYRAGVCSILSQLAREGRLSVVEDIKLDAPKTKLLAEKIKAMGLESVLLITDSVDENLFLASRNLAHVAVTEPRFADPLSLIYFKKVLLTKGAIAKIEEMLS
- the rplC gene encoding 50S ribosomal protein L3; translation: MSLGLVGRKVGMTRIFTDDGDSIPVTVLDVSNNRVTQIKTDETDGYTAVQVTFGNRRASRVTKAAAGHYAKAGVEAGEILKEFRIDAAKAAELQPGAAVGVDLFQVGQKVDVQGVSIGKGYAGTIKRYNFASGRASHGNSRSHNVPGSIGMAQDPGRVFPGKRMTGHLGDVTTTVQNLEIARIDAERGLIFVKGAVPGANEGKVFVTSAVKAKLAKGA